From a region of the Papilio machaon chromosome 26, ilPapMach1.1, whole genome shotgun sequence genome:
- the LOC106718710 gene encoding probable peroxisomal membrane protein PEX13 has product MSQPVKDFEINSDATLSHSAVPHMEGPSFRNPIPSTSNGNIGPPVLPPRPDFGMQPSYNMNPGYSYGMGGMSGSYGMGGYGGFGYGGMNSGYGMGGMGIGMGGPYGGYNRYGPMYGGDIESRFIQIAEENSRPAFDSIQSLVNAVGSVAMMLENTFFALTSSFRAILGVAENFGRLRSLFAQFWSTFAVVRTLNWLVRKLLVMLGIRTENEFKAWADAVAATQTGTATAEQKAKGSSWPILLFFGVIAAAPYIVLRMLNGLSSSINEKLNDPTSWQNPLRAVAQFDFQATSPQEISFSANQVLTLAPQHLQGNLWNSGWLMATTDRQFAGLVPVNYIKVIRPNNGDVTQNNTVEKPIESNPEDLDKIFKQEL; this is encoded by the exons ATGAGCCAACCAGTGAAGGATTTTGAAATTAACTCTGACGCCACCTTATCACACTCTGCTGTACCTCATATGGAAGGACCATCGTTTAGAAATCCCATACCATCTACTTCAAATGGTAACATTGGGCCACCAGTTCTTCCGCCACGACCAGATTTTGGAATGCAGCCCAGTTATAATATGAATCCAGGTTACTCCTATGGTATGGGTGGTATGAGTGGTTCGTACGGGATGGGAGGATATGGTGGTTTTGGATATGGAGGAATGAATAGTGGTTATGGAATGGGAGGTATGGGGATAGGCATGGGCGGTCCCTATGGAGGATACAATAGATATGGACCAATGTATGGTGGAGATATCGAAAGCAG gtTCATACAAATAGCAGAAGAGAATTCAAGACCAGCATTTGATTCAATACAGAGTTTAGTAAATGCTGTTGGCAGTGTTGCTATGATGTTggaaaacacattttttgcatTGACCAGTTCTTTTAGAGCTATATTGG GTGTAGCAGAAAACTTTGGCCGTCTTCGGTCTTTGTTTGCACAGTTCTGGTCAACATTTGCAGTTGTCCGTACTCTGAACTGGTTGGTGAGGAAGTTATTGGTCATGCTCGGTATCAGAACGGAAAATGAATTCAAG GCGTGGGCAGACGCAGTGGCAGCGACGCAAACAGGGACGGCGACTGCAGAGCAAAAGGCTAAGGGTTCCAGCTGGCCTATACTGCTGTTCTTCGGAGTCATCGCGGCAGCCCCTTATATTGTACTGAGGATGCTGAATGGACTATCTTCTAGCATTAATGAGAAGT tgaATGATCCAACATCATGGCAGAATCCACTTCGTGCGGTTGCTCAATTCGATTTTCAAGCAACATCTCCCCAGGAGATCAGTTTTAGTGCCAACCAAGTCCTGACCCTAGCGCCACAACATTTGCAAGGGAATCTCTGGAACTCCGGCTGGCTGATGGCTACCACAGACAGGCAATTTGCAGGACTCGTGCCTGTTAactatataaaagttattagaCCTAACAATGGTGATGTAACTCAGAACAATACTGTAGAAAAACCTATAGAATCAAATCCGGAagatttagataaaatatttaaacaagagTTGTGA
- the LOC106718691 gene encoding 40S ribosomal protein S7, whose amino-acid sequence MSTKIIKPNAAEADSFETSISQALVELETNSDLKAQLRELYITKAKEIELHNKKSIIIYVPMPKLKAFQKIQIRLVRELEKKFSGKHVVFVGDRKILPKPSHKTRVANKQKRPRSRTLTSVYDAILEDLVFPAEIVGKRIRVKLDGSQLIKVHLDKNQQTTIEHKVDTFQSVYKKLTGREVTFEFPEPYL is encoded by the exons ATGAGTACGAAAATCATCAAACCGAATGCCGCGGAGGCTGACTCCTTCGAGACATCGATCTCACAGGCGTTAGTTGAGTTGGAAACAAACTCAGACCTCAAGGCCCAACTTCGGGAGCTATACATAACCAAGGCTAAGGAAATTGAACTACATAACAAAAAG tcaATCATCATCTATGTGCCGATGCCCAAACTGAAGGCCTTCCAGAAGATCCAGATCCGTCTTGTACGTGAGCTGGAGAAGAAGTTCAGCGGCAAACATGTTGTGTTCGTCGGGGACCGCAAGATCTTACCCAAACCCAGCCACAAGACCCGAGTTGCTAACAAACAGAAGAGGCCACGATCAAG AACGCTGACGTCAGTATACGACGCCATCCTAGAGGACTTGGTGTTCCCAGCGGAGATTGTGGGCAAGCGCATCCGAGTCAAGCTGGACGGCTCACAGCTTATTAAAGTGCATCTCGACAAGAACCAGCAGACCACAATTGAACATAAg GTGGATACTTTCCAGTCAGTATACAAGAAGTTGACGGGGCGCGAAGTCACCTTTGAGTTCCCGGAACCCTACTTGTAA